The Solidesulfovibrio fructosivorans JJ] genome includes the window TTTTTGCTGCGCTCCGCTGCGCATTGTCCCCGGTGCCGTGCGCCGACTCAATTTCATAGTATTCTAGTCCATTAAAAGTACATTTTGCATACACCCCTGCATGAAAAATATGCAAGAACCTGTTTCTTTCCTGAACGGCACTGCGAGAAAATCCAGAGAATTGCACTGGTCCGGTTATTGCTCTATACAATGGGCTTGTATGGGCAGAATGTCGGCGCACCATACAGTCACGCCGTGATCGCCATCCGGCATGCGGTGGCATCCAGACACCCCGGAGAACACGATATGATCCGTAAAGCAACATCCCTCGTCGCGCTACTGGCATTTATCCTGACCATCCTCACCAGTCTCATCCTCTACATCGCCCCCCAGGGACGGGTCGCCTACTGGTCGGACTGGACATTGTGGGGTCTGGACAAGACGCAATGGGGCAACCTGCACGTCAACCTGGGAACATTGTTCCTGGCCGCCCTGGCGCTGCATGCCTATTACAATTGGAAAGCCGTCACGGCCTACCTGAGCCGTGCCCACAAGCTCGTGATCGTCACTCCCGCGTCCGTCACCGCCCTGGCCATCGTGCTGATCGTGGGCCTGGGGACCTTGGCCATGTTGCCGCCCTTCTCGACCTTCCTGGCCGGAAGCGACTATTTCAAGGAACGCGCGGCGAACCTGTACGGCGAACCGCCTTACGGCCATGCCGAACTCTCCCCCCTGGCCTCGCTGGCGCCGAAAATCGGCCTGACGCCCCAGGCCGTCGTTACGGGGCTCAAAAAGGCCGGCTACGACGCGGCCGCGCCGGACGCCACGCTGCTTTCCCTGTCGCGGCGCTACGGCGTCTCGCCGCAAAAGCTCTACCAGGCCTTCGCGCCCGAAACGGGCCAGGAACTGCCGGAGCTGCCGCCGCCCGGCACCGGCAACCGCAGCCTGTCCGACCTGTGCAAGACCTACGGCCTCGACACGGCGCGCATCGTGGCCGGGCTTAAGGAACGCGGCATCGCGGCCACGCCTGACGCCACCATCAGGGCCATCGCCGAGAAAAACGGCCAGGGTCCGCTCGAGGTCTACGCCGCCATCCGGCAGGCCGCCGTCGCAACCCGGCCGTAGCGCATGACGCGCCCGGGCCGGAGCGCGTGGAGAATACGCGTGTCCGGCCCGGGACATCTCCCTCGACCGTCGGTTGCGGCCCTTGCCGACGTCACGCCTTGCTTCTATGAACTTGCCTGGGCCATACCGGCAAAGGCGACAGGATACGGCGGCAAACACGCGGCCGGACAGTGCGCCGACACTGTATCCGCCCATCGCCGCTCACCCAGGAAGCGAAGCGAGCGCGGCATGATAAAGTTTTTTGTCCCGATTTTTGCTTTTGTCGTCATCATCCTTTTCTGTATCCGGCTTTTCCGCCCGAGCTTCGGCACAAAAAAAAGCGTCATCTTTCTCCTGGCTGGTGCCGGCGTCGCCTATATCCTTTCCTATGTCGCGGTATTCCTCATGTTCGTTTACATTGGCCTGTTGCATGTGGAGGCCTACAGCCCGGACGCCGCCCACTTCGACGACTCCCTCGCACGCGATACGCAGGCCTATTTTTCGGAGAGGCAAGGACGACCGGTCACGGTCCGATACGAGTATCTCCGCCAAGGCCCCACACAGTCCGGAATAGGCTCCCCGAGGTATTACATCTGGGTGAAAATCTTCGCCGACGGCCGCGAGATCGATGCAGGCGCGGTGAAAGTCGCCGGCGTCGGCAAGGATCGATTCGAGATAACGGATTTTCTGAGCCGGGGCATGATCCTGGACGTTCCGGGACGCCTGAACGCCGTGTTCCCCAAGGCGGTATGCGAGACGATCAAGAGCCGATTGCGACTGTAGCGCGCCGGGCGCGCGGCATCGCGGCGTCGCGCCGCAGACGCCCCCACGGCGCTTGCCGCAGTTGGCCAATCCCTGTATGCCAAAGCCCATGGAGCAGTACCTCGCCGATTTGCATATCCATTCCCGGTATTCCAGAGCCACCAGCAAGGGGCTGACCCCGTACAACCTGGCCGCCTGGGGCGAAATCAAGGGACTTACCGTGGTGGCCACCGG containing:
- a CDS encoding DUF4405 domain-containing protein encodes the protein MIRKATSLVALLAFILTILTSLILYIAPQGRVAYWSDWTLWGLDKTQWGNLHVNLGTLFLAALALHAYYNWKAVTAYLSRAHKLVIVTPASVTALAIVLIVGLGTLAMLPPFSTFLAGSDYFKERAANLYGEPPYGHAELSPLASLAPKIGLTPQAVVTGLKKAGYDAAAPDATLLSLSRRYGVSPQKLYQAFAPETGQELPELPPPGTGNRSLSDLCKTYGLDTARIVAGLKERGIAATPDATIRAIAEKNGQGPLEVYAAIRQAAVATRP